Sequence from the Bacillus thuringiensis genome:
ATTCGGACGTTTAAATTAAATATTATACAGAAACAGTTGGAAGGAAAAATTACCATTCATTTTACGCCAACTTTTATTAATCATATGGTAAACGAAGTGGAAGAGTATATAACGGTTTTAGAGTTTTTGAAGAAGGGGGAAGTTCCACCTGTTTTTCATGAACTGCATTATCATCTCGTTTGGTTAACGGATGCGGCTGGTCATGCGGGTTCTATTTCTGGTGGGCTAGATCTTGTTGAAAAAAGATTAAAAGAGAAAAGCGAAGAATTTACGAAGCATTTTGAACAATTTTACTTAAAGGCAGTTGAGATGACTGGGTATTTACGGACAGAGCTTCATCATTTTCCAGCGTTAAAGAAGTTTACAAAAGATGTTTCACTTGAACTAAAATTATTTTCACATTTTTTACATGAAGTTGAAGAATTGGAGTTGTCGAATGAAATATTAAGTGCATTATCAGCGAGAATGGCAGACCATATGGCAAGAGAGGAATGTTATTATTTATTAAAATTAGCTCAATCATCTGGACTCGAAATGCCGAAATGTAATCCGCTTTAAAGAACAAGAGGCCGATATCATTTGGCCTCTTGTTCTTTTTTATTTTCTCTTTTTATTTGTGCTTGTTCAATACTTGCCTGTAATGTCTCCATAATATTGATGATGTTTGGAGCAGGAGAGATTGTTTCCGTTTTTTCCTGTTGTTCAACTTTATTTTCGATTAATTCGGTAAGGGCTTCTGTATATTCATCTGTATACATTTCTTGTTCAAAAGGATTTGTAAGGTGGTGGATTAAATTAATTGCTGCGGTGAGTTCTTGTTTTTGGATAGGATAATTTTCATTACTTGGTAAGTTAGGTGTATTTGTTATATCGCGAATTTCATTAGGGTAGTGAATGGTTTGCAACATAAGTCCATCTTCAAAGTTACGGATAATAGCTAAATGTTGTTTTTTTCTAATGGAAATATGAATCAGCCCAAGTTTATTTGTACGTTCAAGAGCTTCTTTTAATAATAAATATGATTTTTCGTGTCCTGGAGTAGGGCCTATAAAATAAGAACGATCATAGAGAACTGAATCAATTTCGTTATTTTGGACAAAAGATATAATCCGAATGGATCGTGGTTCGTGAGCTTTTTGCAAAGCAGCTAATTCTTTTTCATCAATAATGATGTATTTATGGGGTGCATATTCATAGGCTTTTACAATATCTTTATCATCAATTTCTTCATCTGTACAATCAGGAGCAAATTTTTTATATTTAATAGGTGTTAAGCATTCTTTATGGAGACTTAAAAATTTTATATCGGTTTCTTCTACGGCGCTATATAGTTTAATTCCTATATTTAATAGTCCAAGTGAAAGTGCACCTTTCCATACGGTATGCAATGAAACCTCTCCTTTCATTCAAAAATGATTATGTATATTATGAGATAGTAAGAAATTTCCTATACGTGTATTTGTATTTTAGTGAAGGGCTTGAGACTTAAAATATATTGACAAGCCCTCCGAAATATTTTAATGTGAGTGTATAAAATTGTGTATAAAGGGGAGTAACTTATTACAGTAAAGTCGTCATTACAGGGAGAAACCCTCGGCTTTATTGGCAACGTTTCGTTGTTAGTGAGACCTTTACCAGCAATGGTAAAGGCCCCTTATTGTCTTTTTTTAGGACCCTTACCATATTTGGTAGGGTCCTTTTTGTATACAAAGAGAGGAGAAATAAAAATGAAAAAACTTATTAGTAGATTAAGAGTTGTCTTTCATGTTCGCCGATTTGTTCCATTCCTATTTGACTTTTTTACTTCAAAAGAGGTTTCAATAAAGAAGAAAATTTTATCCATTGCTTTTTTAGTTGGTTATGTAGCGATGCCGCTCGATTTAATTCCAGACTTCCTGCCGTTTATCGGTATTTTAGATGATATTGGAATTGTGTTATTTATTTTGAACCGAATTGTAAAAATGGCGCCAGTTCAATTACAAGAAAAGCATAATGTAAATATTGGATAGGAGTTAAAAGAATGGAGCAAATTATTTTAGATATAATCGAGTTTTTAAAGCAGTTTTCTTATTTTGGAGTTGTGTTAGCATTAACGTTTGAATTTATTCCAGCAGAGGTAGTTTTGCCTATGGTTGGGTATTGGGTGTACGAGGGTGATATGAATTTTTGGCTAGCTGTATTAGCCGGGACACTGGGGGGAACGACAGGACCGTTAACGTTATACGCACTCGGTTATTACGGTGGTCGCCCTCTATTAATAAAATACGGGAAATACTTCTTTATTAAAGAAGAACAAATTCAAAAAGCAGATGATTTCTTTGAGAAATATGGACCGGTTGTAGCATTTGTTGGACGCTTTGTACCGGGAGTTCGAACGCTTATTTCTGTTCCATGTGGTATGGCAAAAATGAACATATGGAAATTTAGTATTTATACATTTGTAGCAATGTTCCCGTTAACGACTTTATATGTCTATTTTGGAATGAAATTAGGTCCGCATTGGGCAAAGGCTGCGGATGTTGTAGGGCAATATATGCTACCGATATTACTAGCCGTAGTCATTGTTGTAGGTGGTATTTTAATCTATAAATTTATGAAAAAAAGAAACAGAACGGAATCTATTTAGTCATTTGAATATTTTTTGAAAATAGATGAATAGTACAGGCAAAAGACTCTAAAGGACATACACATATAGGGAATATAAAAGAGAGAGGGGAAACAACTATGTCTTGTGAGTGCTCAGGGTCAGCATTAACTTGTTGTCCAGATAAAAATTATGTGCAAGATAAAGTGTGTAGTCCGTGGTCAGGAACTGTAGTAGCGACTGCTATTACGAATGTGCTGTACAACAACAATATTAATCAAAATTTAATTGGAACAGGATTTGTTCGATATGACGTAGGACCAGCGGCAATAACGTTAACAGTTCTTGATTCTGCGGGTAATACACTTGATACCCAAACTATAAATCCAGGAACAAGTATTGCTTTTACGTATCGCCGTTTTGAAACAATTGAAGTAACTTTACCAGCTGCAACAGCTGGGACATATCAAGGTGAGTTTTGTATCACGACGCGTTATTCACTTTCATAGAAGAATAGGAGAAGGCTAAAATGGGGAATTCTAGTTTATCTTGTTGCTCCAATAAAACACTTGTACAAGATCAAGTATGTATAGATTGGTCCGCTACTGGTGCGGTAACCGAAACGGTGTATACGAATAATATTACGCAAGATTTATATGCATCAGGTTATGTGAAATATGATGTAGGTACAGCTCCAATTACCGTGAATTTTTTAGTAGGAGCGACAGTGGTGAATACAATTACTGTACAACCCCAAAGTAGTGGATCATTTACAGTAAGGTATTTTACTACAATTCAAATCGTAACGACAGGAACGGGAGTAAGTCAGGGACAATTATGTCTTACGGTACGTTATCCAATTTCATAAGAAAAAGCATACCGTAACGGTATGCTTTTTTTATATAGTTTGTAAGTTGAGGTCATAAATGATTTTATAAGCAAAACGAGAATTGACAACAATATTTTCCTTCTATATACCGAGTTGGGTTATGTGGAATGTTAATAATTGTCATAGATTGTAATGACTGACCTGTATATGACATTGTGTTGCCAGGATAGACAGTAAAAGCATTTGTCACCTGTCCAATAATTTGAACAGTAACCGCTTCGGTACTACTAGTGCTATTATACACAGAAATGGTACCTGATATTTTAAGTATACCATCTCCTTCCCATAAGGTTAATGTAGGACTTTTAGAAGGCGGTGGAATTTCTTTTGTTATAAAAAAATTACCAGCGAATTCATTGGTGACTAATTCACAAGATGGTGGATTTGGGGGATCAGGTGGATCATAGGGAGGGCAAATGATAGATAAAGGGGCATAACAGCCGATATTTTTTTTACAAGCCATTAATAGCTCCTCCCTTCATACTTTCTTTTTATTACTATTAAATGTTGTAAAACGATAGTTGTGTTAATAAAGGGGCGAAAAATTTCAGGAAAGTTTGTTTAATAGGCTTCCAAATCATAATAATGAATAAGAGTCTGTTAGACACAAGGTGGTTGTATAAGATAATACAAGTAATGTTGGATGTCACGGAAAATTGACTGTATATTTACAAAAATTAAATAAATTTTATTTTCACTTTAAACGAAGTTAATATGTGTTCGATACAATAACCATTGTAATTAATTCATTATATGAGGAGGATTTACGTGGACAGAACTGTTTTACGCAAAGTAAAAGGTCTTATTGGATTATTAATGGTTTTTGTATTAGCATTTGTATCATTTCCGTGGAGTACATCAGTTAAAGCGGAAGAGAAGAAGCAAGAAAAGGCACCGAGTGAGAAGAAGATAGTTTTTCCAGTTGTAAGTGATGTACATATTAAGAATAGTGGAACAGATGATACGTTTCGCTGGAAACGAGCAATCGAGCAACTGAATACACTTGCACCTAAACAAGATGCGTTCGTAATTGTGGGAGATTTTACTGATTCAGGATCACTGCAACAATATGATCGTTTCATGCAAGTGTATAATGAAAACGCAAATAAAGATGCCGTGCGAATGAATTCTCTTGGTAACCATGATTATTGGAACGGTTTATCTGTAGAGGGCGCACAGAAGCGTTTCTTAGAAAAAACAGGAATGGAATCGATTTACTATCACAAAGTGGTAAAAGGGTATCATTTCCTTGTTATGTCTCCGGAGGACGGTACAACTCATGGATATTATTCAGACAAGCAAATTAATTGGTTAAAAGAAGAAATGGCAAAGGCACAAAAAGATGATCCAGAAAAACCAATTTTCGTATTTTTACACCAACATATTAAAGATACAGTATACGGTAGCCAAGAGTGGGGAACAAAAGATAGTGCGAAAATTAACGAGGTGTTAAAAGAATATCCACAGGTTATTACGTTTTCAGGTCATTCACATTATCCGTTAGATGACCCAAGATCGATTCATCAAAAAGACTTTACATCAGTTGGTACATCTTCTGTAAGTTATATGGAAGTTGAAGGTGGTAAAGTACAAGGGACTATCCCGCCGGGAGCTAGTACATTAAGCCAAGGTTTATTAGTAGAAGTAGACGATAAAGAAGTAACAATTAATCGTCGTGATTTCCATACAAATTCTTGGACAGGCGAGCCTTGGAAAATTAAATTACCAGCAAAGAAAGATACATTTACACATGTAGAAGATCGTGATAAAGAAAAGCCTTACTTTGCTAAGGATGCAAAGCTTGCTGTATCCAATGTAACAGAAAATGCAGCAACAGTAACATTCCAGCAAGCGTTGGACAACCTTCTTGTTCATTCTTACCGTGTACAAGCTAGAGATAAGCAAACGGGAGAAATAAAGAATAAATTGTTGGCATTCTCAGAGTTTTATCGTGATCCAGTGCCGAAAGAACTGACATTTACACTTGCCGGATTAGATGGCGGAAAAACATATACACTTGAAGTAGTTGCGATTGATTCGTTTGGTAATGAAAGTGTACAACCGTTAACGGCAGAAATTACTACGAAAAAAGATAATATTGACCCGAATGTGAAAGTACCAAAGGCTGACGTTTTTGATGTAAACTTTGCAGATGGTACATTTAAAGATAATTCACCATTTAGTACAAAAGGTGATGTTAAGGGCAATGTAACTATTGAATATGATAAAGCATTGAAAAAGAATGTTATGAAGCTAAACGGAAAAGCAAATACATTTGGATACCTTCCGTTTTCAGCAGCACAGAAAGAAAAAGTAGCAAATACATTTACGTTAGAAACGGTATTTTCAATGAATGAAATCCGCGGGCAAGGTATTCTACAAAATACGGAGAGCGGCGGAATTGGATTTGAGTCTACAGGAAGTGGATATGTTGAATTGTGGGCTCACATTGGCGGCAGCTATAAACGTGTTGGAGTTCAATTAGAAGCAAACAAAACATATCACTTAACAGGAACGTATAACGGAAGTGAAGTAGCTATTTATGTCGATGGTAAAAAAGTAAATAGCCAACCAGCTACAGGAAAAGTGTATCATCCAAATGTACCATTTGCACTTGGAGCTGACCCTGATAGTAATGGGAATGGTGGTATTCCGTTAAATGGACAAATCTCGCTTGCGAAATTATATAGTAAAGCGTTAAGTTCTTCAGAAGTATTAGCATCGTACAATGAGTTTTCTAACCGCACGAAGTTAGAGCAAGTAAATGCGTTATATGAAGAACTTGGAAAAGTAAAAGAAGTATTAGCTGGTACGTATGAATTTGGTGATAAGCCAGGTCAATATTCAAAGGAAGCATTTCAAGAATTAGAGAAAAGCTATAATAATGCAAAACAAGTGTTTGAAAATGTAGCGAGTACGGGAGAACAAATTGTTCAAGCGTATAATGAATTAAAAACTGCAAATCAAACATTTATACAATCTAAAGTAGTAGAACAACCGAAAACACTGAAAGAAAAATTACAAATAAATATTGAATCTGCAAAAGCAGTAGTGAAAAAAGCGCAAGCTGCAAATGTAACGGACGGTTCAGTGAAATCATTGAGTCAAAAAATTACAGTGGCAGAAGCTGTATTAAAAGATGCGAAAGTAAAGGATGCACAGGTAGAAACGATGAATCGTACATTAGAGTATGCGATTTCACTCGTTGAAAAAAGCATAAACAAATAAGAGTGAAGAAAAGAAGCTTATCATGATGGGCTTCTTTTTTGTTATACTAAAAATAGTATAGAATGAAGGAGCGAATAATTTGGAAGAGAAAAAGCTAAAAAGAATTCTTGAATATGTATGGATCGCGGTTGTGCTCCTTGTAGGATATTATTTCTTAAAAGAAAAAAGTATATGGATTCTATTTTTAATGACGTTTTTATTAGCGGGTTTAGGCACGCTATTTATTAACTTTTTCTTTGATAGTTTGAATGCATGGAAGAAGAAAAAGAAGGGAACGAAGTAAAGGAGGGAATATATGCAAAAGTGGAAGCTTATATATCAGGTGATTATTTTCATAGTACTTGTAGGTATTGGCATTTTTAAATATTCTACACCAATAGGAAATTGGGCATGGTTTACAGCTTGCATCGGCATATTTTTCATTTTACAATCGTTAACGAAAAAGCATAATCAGACATGAAGGTAGCTCGCCGTTTTATCGGCGAGCTATTTTATTATGCTTTTTTCTGTTCATCACTTGTTTTTTCAGTAGCTAAATGACTATGTTTTCTAGAGTAGAAGAAATAGAAGCATAAGCCGACTAGAAGCCAAACGGCAAAGCTAATCCATGTCGTTTTAGACAAATTAATCATTAAATATAAACAGCAAAGAATTGCAACAATTGGTAATACAGGTACGAAAGGTGCACGGAATCCGCGTTTTAAGTCAGGATGAGTTTTTCGTAAAATAAGTACAGCGCAGCAAACGAATGTGAAGGCTGTTAACGTACCGATGTTCACTAAGTTAGCTAATACATGTAAGTCTAAAAGTCCTGCTAATAAAGCTGACACAACGCCAGTAATCCACGTGTTTAATAAAGGGATTTTTACTTTTTTGTTCACACGTGCTAACGCTTTTGGAAGTAAACCGTCGCGGCTCATCGCATACGAAACGCGAACTTGTCCATACATAACGACCAAGAGAACAGTTGTCATTCCAGTCATTGCCCCAACAGCGAGTAGTCCTGCAATGGTATCTTCACCAACAAAATGTAAGGCAAATGCAACTGGATCAGAAACATCTAATTGTGTATATGGAACCATACCTGTTAAAACGAAAGATACAATCATGTATAAAACGGTACAAATAAGAAGAGAGCCAATAATGCCGATTGGTAAATCGCGCTGCGGTTTTTTTGTTTCTTCCGCAGCGGTTGCGATTGCATCAAAACCTAAGAAGGCGAAGAATACAGTGGCAGCCCCAGTAATAATACCGTCGTATCCGAATGGAATAAACGGCGTCCAATTTTCTGGTTTTACATATTTTGCGCCTGCTACGATAAAGGCGATAATAACCGCTAACTTGATAAGAACCATAATATTATTAATGCGTGCGCTTTCGCGTATACCAAAGCTTAAAAGGCCAGTAATGATGAGTAAAATACAAACAGCTGGTAAATCGATGAGACCACCTTTTCCTACGCCAGGTGCCGAGGCAATTATGGCGGGCAGATGGACGTTAAATCCTTGTAGTAAAGATTGTAAATAACCAGACCAACCGACAGCTACCGCTGCGACTGCTAGTAAATATTCGAGCATTAAACACCATCCGACGATGAAGGCGACGACTTCTCCGACTGTCATGTATGCGTAAGTATACACACTTCCTGAGACAGGAATAGAAGAAGCAAATTCGGCATAACAAAAGGCTACACAAGCACAAGTAAATGCAGCAATAAGAAATGATAGCATAATACCAGGACCAGAATGTTTCGCTGCAACAATACCTGTTAATACAAATATCCCTGTCCCAATTACGGCGCCAATTCCTAAAAACGTTAAATCAAGTGCGGTTAATGTTCTTTCTAACTGCCGTGGTGATTCAGTACTAAGCGGTTTTTTTCGTAATAATGACTTCACTTTGGACTCTCCCTCCGTTTTTTTCATTTCCATAACTGCGAATATAGTATGAGCCCACTAGAAAAGAGTATGTAAGTAAATGGAGGTACAGTTATGGTGCGTAGTTTTTTAAAATTGCTGGGTTAATCTTAATATAATTCAGAATATTTTGTCAAATAGAAATATGACAAATAAAATGCGGATGAATAGGAGAAACTACTTGCAGGAATGGACGAGGGTTAACGACCCACTGATCAAAGTTAAAGTAGGAGAAGATGTTATGTTATTTTATTTTGAACTTGTCGTCATTTTACTTTGTACGAAATTAGCTGGTGATATTAGTGTAAGACTCGGCCAGCCTTCTGTACTTGGTAAGTTACTTGTTGGTATTATTATCGGTCCTGCTGTACTCGGTATTATAAATAGTTCTGAATTGATTGATGAATTGAGTGAGATTGGTGTGTTACTCCTTATGTTTATGGCAGGGCTTGAAACAGATTTAGAAGAGTTAAATCGGAATTTGAAATCATCATTTGCAGTAGCGGCCGGTGGAATTATTTTTCCTTTCATCGGTGGTTATGTAACAGGATTGTTGTTTGGATTAATGCAGTCCCATGCCATTTTTTTAGGGCTATTACTTTGCGCAACATCGGTTAGTATTACGGTGCAGACGCTACGCGATCTAGGGAAAATGAATACGAGAGAAAGTACAACAATTTTAGGTGCTGCCGTATTTGATGATGTCATCGTTGTTATTTTATTAGCGTTTGTTATGAGTTTTTTAGGAACGCAAGATGTGAATATAACACTAGTTATCGTAAAGAAAATTATTTTCTTTGTCAGCATCGTTTTTATCGCATGGAAAGTTGTTCCTTGGATTATGAAAATGCTCGTGCCGCTTCGTGTAACAGAAGCGCTAATTAGCGCGGCTCTTATTATTTGTTTTTCTTTTTCGTATTACAGTGAAATGATGGGAATTGCAGGTATTATTGGAGCATTTGCAGCCGGAATTGCCATTTCTCAAACAGAGTATAAGCACGAAGTAGAACATAAAATTGAACCGATTGCTTATGCGATATTTGTACCGGTGTTCTTCGTAAGTATCGGAATGGAAATTACATTTCAAGGTATCGGAAGCCAGCTTTGGTTCATTATCATTATGACGCTCGTTGCGATTTTCACAAAGTTAATCGGATCGGGTTTAGGAGCAAGACTAACAGGATTCAACCTCCAATCTTCTATTAGTATTGGTGCGGGAATGGTGTCGCGCGGAGAAGTAGCACTTATCATCGCAGCGAATGGACTTACAGCGAATTTATTGGCGAAAGAAAATTTCACAGCGATTGTTATTGTTGTTATATTAACGACGATTATTACGCCGCCGCTTTTGAAGAAGTATTTCGTGTAAAGAGGAAGAGCTTATCTGACGTAGATAAGCTCTTTTTTTATTGAAAAAAGCAATAGTCATGTGGCATGAAAGGTTTGTAATTATGGTAAAATCTATGTATGTGATATGACAAGGAGAGGGAAGTGTGAAGATTACGAAGGGGAAGGTTATCGGTGTAATCATACTTATTGCACTATGTATACCATTTACTGCATGGAAAGAATCAAAAGTGAAAGATTTTCCGGTTTCTATTTTTTCTTCCTATGTAGAAGACGAAAACCCGAAAGACTATAAGTACACTGCTTTTGTACCTGACTTTGCAATTTGGATAGGTGGATGGGAAAAACAGCGATCTGAAGGTGAAATAACGTCGTATAAAAAAGGGGATCGAACTGTAATTGTTCACCATCCACCTGGTAATGATGGTTTTTATCTATATGATACAAATGATAGTAGAGAATATAAGCAACCGTAAGAAGTGGAGGTTAAATAGTGAAAGCTTCAACATTACTATTTAAAATTGAAAATAATATGGATCAATTTTCACCAGCTGAAAAGAAGGTTGCCATGTACATAATGGAGAATGCAGAGATTGTTCCGAACTTAACGACGAAAGAAGTGTCAACGAATGCGGGCGCAAGTGAGGCGAGTGTTGTTCGCTTTTGTAAGTCGATTGGAATTGGAAGTTTTAAAGCATTTAAAATCGCGCTCGTTCGTGAATTAACGATTGCTGATTATAATATTAATGATTTTTCAGTTATGAATACGGAAGATGGACCGTATGACTTGTTTAATAAAGTTACATATGTCAATAAAGCTGCAATTGAGGCGAGCGTTACGGCGATAGATAAAAAAGAACTTGAGAAAGCTGCAGATCGTATTGTAAATGCGGATAAGATTATATTTTACGGAGTCGGCGGATCAGCTACTCCAGCGATGGACGGGGCTTATAAATTTACAAGGCTCGGATTTACAGCGATGATGCTATCTGATTTTCATATGATGTTGCCGCTTGTGACGAATTTAAAAGAGGGCGATATATTTGTTGCGATTTCAACATCTGGTCGTACGAAAGATGTACTTGAAATGGCGCAATATGCGAAGAGACAAGGTGCAACAGTTATTGCGATTACAAAGCTCGATCAATCATCACCGTTATATAAAGAGGCGGATATTCGTCTTTGTATGCCAGATGTGGAACAAGATCATCGTATTGCGAGTATTGCTTCAAGAATGACACAGCTGAATATGATTGATGCCTTATATGTGATTACCTTCAATCGTATCGGTAATAAAGTTTTGGATCAATTTATGGAGACAAGAGAAGAAGCCTTGCGATTACGGAAGTTAAAATGAGAAGATGGGGAAACCCATCTTTTTTTGCGTACTGACATAAAGTGAAACTTTAATAAGTGGGGGGCATCCCCCACTTATTATTAGTTGAACCAATCGGACTTTTACAGGCAGTTGATCCCCCACCTATCTTCTTTGCTTTCGCTGAATTTGAGGTGGGGGTCTTACTGCCAGTTAAAGTGGGATAAATTCGTCATGAAAAGAAATGAAATTTCATAAAATAATAAAGTAATATTGATTTTAAATTTCTTAAAGTTATAATAAAAGTATGAAATTAAATTTCGAAGCAGGTGATAATATGTTAGAAAATTTATCGACAGAACATCGTAATGAGAAGACGATGAATTTAGATGAGATGAGCATAAAAGAAGTTCTGCAAAGTATGAATGAAGAAGATCGAACTGTTGCGTTAGCAGTTGAAAATGAAATAGAAGAAATTGAAAAGGTTGTACAGATTGTTATTAAATCCTTTGAACAAGAGGGCCGTTTAATTTACATTGGGGCTGGTACGAGTGGCCGTTTAGGT
This genomic interval carries:
- a CDS encoding DUF3992 domain-containing protein, whose protein sequence is MSCECSGSALTCCPDKNYVQDKVCSPWSGTVVATAITNVLYNNNINQNLIGTGFVRYDVGPAAITLTVLDSAGNTLDTQTINPGTSIAFTYRRFETIEVTLPAATAGTYQGEFCITTRYSLS
- a CDS encoding DedA family protein, whose product is MEQIILDIIEFLKQFSYFGVVLALTFEFIPAEVVLPMVGYWVYEGDMNFWLAVLAGTLGGTTGPLTLYALGYYGGRPLLIKYGKYFFIKEEQIQKADDFFEKYGPVVAFVGRFVPGVRTLISVPCGMAKMNIWKFSIYTFVAMFPLTTLYVYFGMKLGPHWAKAADVVGQYMLPILLAVVIVVGGILIYKFMKKRNRTESI
- a CDS encoding amino acid permease; its protein translation is MKSLLRKKPLSTESPRQLERTLTALDLTFLGIGAVIGTGIFVLTGIVAAKHSGPGIMLSFLIAAFTCACVAFCYAEFASSIPVSGSVYTYAYMTVGEVVAFIVGWCLMLEYLLAVAAVAVGWSGYLQSLLQGFNVHLPAIIASAPGVGKGGLIDLPAVCILLIITGLLSFGIRESARINNIMVLIKLAVIIAFIVAGAKYVKPENWTPFIPFGYDGIITGAATVFFAFLGFDAIATAAEETKKPQRDLPIGIIGSLLICTVLYMIVSFVLTGMVPYTQLDVSDPVAFALHFVGEDTIAGLLAVGAMTGMTTVLLVVMYGQVRVSYAMSRDGLLPKALARVNKKVKIPLLNTWITGVVSALLAGLLDLHVLANLVNIGTLTAFTFVCCAVLILRKTHPDLKRGFRAPFVPVLPIVAILCCLYLMINLSKTTWISFAVWLLVGLCFYFFYSRKHSHLATEKTSDEQKKA
- a CDS encoding cation:proton antiporter; translation: MLFYFELVVILLCTKLAGDISVRLGQPSVLGKLLVGIIIGPAVLGIINSSELIDELSEIGVLLLMFMAGLETDLEELNRNLKSSFAVAAGGIIFPFIGGYVTGLLFGLMQSHAIFLGLLLCATSVSITVQTLRDLGKMNTRESTTILGAAVFDDVIVVILLAFVMSFLGTQDVNITLVIVKKIIFFVSIVFIAWKVVPWIMKMLVPLRVTEALISAALIICFSFSYYSEMMGIAGIIGAFAAGIAISQTEYKHEVEHKIEPIAYAIFVPVFFVSIGMEITFQGIGSQLWFIIIMTLVAIFTKLIGSGLGARLTGFNLQSSISIGAGMVSRGEVALIIAANGLTANLLAKENFTAIVIVVILTTIITPPLLKKYFV
- a CDS encoding MurR/RpiR family transcriptional regulator, which produces MKASTLLFKIENNMDQFSPAEKKVAMYIMENAEIVPNLTTKEVSTNAGASEASVVRFCKSIGIGSFKAFKIALVRELTIADYNINDFSVMNTEDGPYDLFNKVTYVNKAAIEASVTAIDKKELEKAADRIVNADKIIFYGVGGSATPAMDGAYKFTRLGFTAMMLSDFHMMLPLVTNLKEGDIFVAISTSGRTKDVLEMAQYAKRQGATVIAITKLDQSSPLYKEADIRLCMPDVEQDHRIASIASRMTQLNMIDALYVITFNRIGNKVLDQFMETREEALRLRKLK
- a CDS encoding DUF3992 domain-containing protein, which codes for MGNSSLSCCSNKTLVQDQVCIDWSATGAVTETVYTNNITQDLYASGYVKYDVGTAPITVNFLVGATVVNTITVQPQSSGSFTVRYFTTIQIVTTGTGVSQGQLCLTVRYPIS
- a CDS encoding FN3 and LamG domain-containing metallophosphoesterase family protein; its protein translation is MDRTVLRKVKGLIGLLMVFVLAFVSFPWSTSVKAEEKKQEKAPSEKKIVFPVVSDVHIKNSGTDDTFRWKRAIEQLNTLAPKQDAFVIVGDFTDSGSLQQYDRFMQVYNENANKDAVRMNSLGNHDYWNGLSVEGAQKRFLEKTGMESIYYHKVVKGYHFLVMSPEDGTTHGYYSDKQINWLKEEMAKAQKDDPEKPIFVFLHQHIKDTVYGSQEWGTKDSAKINEVLKEYPQVITFSGHSHYPLDDPRSIHQKDFTSVGTSSVSYMEVEGGKVQGTIPPGASTLSQGLLVEVDDKEVTINRRDFHTNSWTGEPWKIKLPAKKDTFTHVEDRDKEKPYFAKDAKLAVSNVTENAATVTFQQALDNLLVHSYRVQARDKQTGEIKNKLLAFSEFYRDPVPKELTFTLAGLDGGKTYTLEVVAIDSFGNESVQPLTAEITTKKDNIDPNVKVPKADVFDVNFADGTFKDNSPFSTKGDVKGNVTIEYDKALKKNVMKLNGKANTFGYLPFSAAQKEKVANTFTLETVFSMNEIRGQGILQNTESGGIGFESTGSGYVELWAHIGGSYKRVGVQLEANKTYHLTGTYNGSEVAIYVDGKKVNSQPATGKVYHPNVPFALGADPDSNGNGGIPLNGQISLAKLYSKALSSSEVLASYNEFSNRTKLEQVNALYEELGKVKEVLAGTYEFGDKPGQYSKEAFQELEKSYNNAKQVFENVASTGEQIVQAYNELKTANQTFIQSKVVEQPKTLKEKLQINIESAKAVVKKAQAANVTDGSVKSLSQKITVAEAVLKDAKVKDAQVETMNRTLEYAISLVEKSINK
- a CDS encoding Ku protein is translated as MHTVWKGALSLGLLNIGIKLYSAVEETDIKFLSLHKECLTPIKYKKFAPDCTDEEIDDKDIVKAYEYAPHKYIIIDEKELAALQKAHEPRSIRIISFVQNNEIDSVLYDRSYFIGPTPGHEKSYLLLKEALERTNKLGLIHISIRKKQHLAIIRNFEDGLMLQTIHYPNEIRDITNTPNLPSNENYPIQKQELTAAINLIHHLTNPFEQEMYTDEYTEALTELIENKVEQQEKTETISPAPNIINIMETLQASIEQAQIKRENKKEQEAK
- a CDS encoding S-Ena type endospore appendage, whose protein sequence is MACKKNIGCYAPLSIICPPYDPPDPPNPPSCELVTNEFAGNFFITKEIPPPSKSPTLTLWEGDGILKISGTISVYNSTSSTEAVTVQIIGQVTNAFTVYPGNTMSYTGQSLQSMTIINIPHNPTRYIEGKYCCQFSFCL
- a CDS encoding YkvA family protein; the encoded protein is MKKLISRLRVVFHVRRFVPFLFDFFTSKEVSIKKKILSIAFLVGYVAMPLDLIPDFLPFIGILDDIGIVLFILNRIVKMAPVQLQEKHNVNIG
- a CDS encoding DUF2935 domain-containing protein codes for the protein MERNYEESALFEHQFWLKVLTDHAQFLLDALAPKEKEDIKKATYFVETFTDFLKKIHTVNLIAFSKEAEQAAKEIRTFKLNIIQKQLEGKITIHFTPTFINHMVNEVEEYITVLEFLKKGEVPPVFHELHYHLVWLTDAAGHAGSISGGLDLVEKRLKEKSEEFTKHFEQFYLKAVEMTGYLRTELHHFPALKKFTKDVSLELKLFSHFLHEVEELELSNEILSALSARMADHMAREECYYLLKLAQSSGLEMPKCNPL